The proteins below come from a single Acidimicrobiia bacterium genomic window:
- a CDS encoding DUF6131 family protein, protein MIVLGVILIVLGILLNIGILYTIGAVLAVVGVILWLLGAMGRQVGPRGHYW, encoded by the coding sequence ATGATCGTCCTTGGGGTCATTCTCATTGTCTTAGGAATACTGTTGAACATTGGCATCCTCTACACCATCGGTGCGGTGCTCGCCGTCGTCGGTGTCATATTGTGGCTTCTCGGTGCAATGGGTCGCCAGGTTGGCCCGAGAGGCCACTACTGGTAG
- a CDS encoding SAVED domain-containing protein codes for MTLAVKAHLPLAVALGHAFARPTGCTIRLHRRDGDDWVACAVHMSENDLIREEALKGPVQARVASLEASISRDVEAGVLAFVRQGNRYRHRLTLKPVGGPSRSAVDGSDTADSWAHQIGATLVTLADRSDIDRADLFLAAPVEVAVLVGSWTNAVGEVLLMDWGKTGPFSRMWSLP; via the coding sequence GTGACGCTCGCCGTCAAAGCACATCTGCCGCTCGCTGTCGCATTGGGCCATGCCTTCGCCCGACCGACTGGGTGCACCATCCGGCTCCACCGTCGGGATGGGGATGACTGGGTTGCATGCGCAGTTCACATGAGTGAGAACGATCTGATACGTGAGGAGGCTCTGAAGGGGCCAGTCCAGGCGCGAGTGGCGTCTCTCGAGGCCTCCATCAGTCGGGATGTGGAGGCGGGAGTGCTGGCGTTTGTCAGGCAGGGCAACCGGTATAGACACCGATTGACACTCAAGCCGGTGGGAGGCCCTTCGCGCAGTGCCGTCGATGGATCCGACACAGCGGACTCCTGGGCGCACCAGATCGGTGCGACGCTCGTGACGCTGGCGGATCGATCCGACATTGACCGGGCCGACCTCTTCCTGGCCGCGCCCGTGGAGGTGGCCGTCCTGGTTGGTTCTTGGACCAATGCGGTCGGCGAGGTGTTGCTCATGGACTGGGGCAAGACAGGTCCCTTTTCGAGGATGTGGTCGCTACCTTGA